GAGCATATCCAGACAAACATGTTTAAAGTTGATACTGGTTTTGGATACGCATCGGCACTGTCCTGGATTTACTTTCTCATAATTGCACTAGCGCTCGTTTTAAGTGTAGGAGCAATGACGTTAAAGGGGAAGAAAAATTACAATTAAAAAGGAAGGGTTCAAAGTGCAAAACTCTAAAACGCAGCAGCTTGATAAATATTATTTAAAAACAAAACGGTTTTTTCTTGGAATGCAAGGGACTGACGGCTTGCTATTTAAAGTCCTAGTCTATGGATTGCTGGTAGGAATTGGGTTTGTGTATTTGTTTCCAGTAATTTATATGGGGATATTTAGTTTCAAAAGCCTAGATGATCTTTTAAATCCAATGGTCAATTGGATTCCAACTCAATTTTATTTAGATAATTACACCAAAGCTAATCATGTACTTAATTTCTTTTCAACACTTATGGAAACATTGTATGTGACGGTTCTACCTGCTATAGCACAGACAGCTGTTGCAGCGGTTATTGGCTATGGATTAGCGCGATTTGAATTCCCTGGGAAAAAGGTTCTTTTTGTTCTAGTCCTAGCAACTTTTATTATTCCTCCTCAAGTCACGATGATTCCAAGATATCTATTTTTTAATGAATTGAATATCCTTGGAAGTCTGAAGGCCTTTATGCTTCCCGCTGCTTTTGGACAAGGATTGAATAGTGCTATATTTATCCTGATTTTTTATCAGTTTTTTAGAATGGTACCAAAAGCACTTGAGGAAGCTGCTCAAATCGATGGTGCAGGTCATTTTCGAATATTCTTTACCATTGCTCTTCCAATGGCGGTTCCAGCCATCATTATTTCATTTCTATTTTCGTTTGTATGGTATTGGAATGAAACATATCTTGCAGCGATTTATTTTGGTGATGCTCTAACCACTTTACCCCTGCAGCTGCAAAAGTTTGTTGCAACCTATGAAAAAATGTTCCCAGCAGAGATGGGGCTAGAGGGAAATCAACTGAACGAAGGAATTAAGATGGCGGGGACTATTTTATCAATCCTTCCTCTACTGATTGTTTATTTT
This Neobacillus sp. YX16 DNA region includes the following protein-coding sequences:
- a CDS encoding carbohydrate ABC transporter permease — protein: MQNSKTQQLDKYYLKTKRFFLGMQGTDGLLFKVLVYGLLVGIGFVYLFPVIYMGIFSFKSLDDLLNPMVNWIPTQFYLDNYTKANHVLNFFSTLMETLYVTVLPAIAQTAVAAVIGYGLARFEFPGKKVLFVLVLATFIIPPQVTMIPRYLFFNELNILGSLKAFMLPAAFGQGLNSAIFILIFYQFFRMVPKALEEAAQIDGAGHFRIFFTIALPMAVPAIIISFLFSFVWYWNETYLAAIYFGDALTTLPLQLQKFVATYEKMFPAEMGLEGNQLNEGIKMAGTILSILPLLIVYFITQRWFVEGVDRSGITGE